The DNA region GGGTCCTGCTGAGGTCCGGCTGGCGGCCCAGAACACACTGAGAACAAGAACCGCACATGTGATCtaaagtcacatgaccagaggTTCATCCACCCCCTCCCGGTTCTGGGGTGAAAACAGTGGGTGCCGGCTTACCTCTTCTGGCGGCGTCCGTGTAATCCGACACCTTGATGGCTCCGCCTTCCTTCTCATCTGGACACAGAAACAGGTGTGAAGGATCATCTCCCACCAGCTCTGTTTTCAGGATCTCTTAGGCACACGNNNNNNNNNNNNNNNNNNNNNNNNNNNNNNNNNNNNNNNNNNNNNNNNNNNNNNNNNNNNNNNNNNNNNNNNNNNNNNNNNNNNNNNNNNNNNNNNNNNNNNNNNNNNNNNNNNNNNNNNNNNNNNNNNNNNNNNNNNNNNNNNNNNNNNNNNNNNNNNNNNNNNNNNNNNNNNNNNNNNNNNNNNNNNNNNNNNNNNNNNNNNNNNNNNNNNNNNNNNNNNNNNNNNNNNNNNNNNNNNNNNNNNNNNNNNNNNNNNNNNNNNNNNNNNNNNNNNNNNNNNNNNNTTCTCATCTGGACACAGAAACAGGTGTGAAGGATCATCTCCCACCAGCTCTGTTTTCAGGATCTCTTTAaggcacacgtgtcaaagtcaaggcccgggggccggatccggccctccaggtaattctatccggccccccagatcattttattttattgttattaatgacccgatgttatcttgctcttatttctaacttgtataattttgacaaaatatatttttatggagagtaaaatattgatagttatttaaggtttaagttgatttattctggaataatattccttgctttttcattatttataattatgttaaaaagttacagatttataggtttaaaaatgagcattcagctttttggactattttggcatttactaagatttttaggctgttttggagtttagctaatattttggctacatgctagctgttttagctaatttaggcttttttacaaatgtttttcaggctgttttggaattaggctaatttttacaagctagctgttttggctaatttatgtttttttatgcttttttgaagtttagctaatattttagccacatgctcgcttttttggctaattttgcattttttaaagtttttcaggctgttttagagttaggctaatatttacacactagctgttttggctaatttatgctttttttctgtttttaggccaattttagctaacatttcagctacatgctaactgttttggctaatatagtttgttttctcattgttttaggctttttggaaaatagctaatatttcaggttcATGtgagttattttggctaatttatggtttttaaaaaaaaaatttcaggttgtttttgaataaggctaatatttaaacgccagctgttttagctaatttaggctttttcagtttttttaaaccattttgaagtttagctagtatttcagctacatgctagctgttaggGTTAAGGGGTTCTGGTGTCAGACTGACCTGGTGTGACCTCCCCTCATTCATAAGTTTCTTTGCAGACTTTCATTAGGATGAGGTCTTCCTAGatctaaacaggaagtagtcATCAACTGCTTCCTGTCTACTTGGCAGAAGTCCTACCGATGATTCCCAAGTCAGCGGCTCGTTCGTAGTAGTAGGAGAAGGCGTAGAAGTCCATCTTCTCCACCTCTGACACCCTGTTCACCTTCCCGTACAGAACCTTCTGGACCCGGCTGAGGCACGCCTCAAAGACCGGCTcccctgaaacacacacacttggTTCCGCCTGCTCCAGCTGCATGATGGGTAATCCCAGAGCCTCTTCCCCTTACCTGCTTTCTGTCCCTTCACAGTGAAGACCACCTCTGCATGCTTCCAGCTGCCCGAGTACTGCGGGGGGAGGCAGGGGCTGACCAGCTCAGTGCTGCCCCCTACCACACAGAGAGGGGGGGGCTGTGAGCTGCAGCTTCTTACTGCAGCAACAGCTGGCCAGCAAGGAATTAATCTTGCAGTATGTTATTAAAAGATTAGATAATGGCTTATTTATCCGGGGGGGGGTATAAAAGGCAGAGATGAAAGTCggatgaaaaacaagaaaagaggGTCAGATACGCACCAGACGGATCAACAGAACCTCCTAAGACGGTGAGGCGAGCGGACATCAAACCCAGACCCAGATAGCTGTGGACAACAACAACACGGGTTCTGCTGAGATCCACAGAACTTCTGTTCTGATGAATGCTGAAGCAAACGGGTTTGATTTTTATTGCCTTAAAGAAtccattaaaattattttttttctatcaaggCTTTTTCACTCTGTCAGGAACTTTGATTTCaactaaatgtttattttttactctaaaatgtccttttataaaataactttataaagcAATAATTAGAGCCAATGGTAAACTCCTTATTGGATCTCAGACAGACACCTTCTCTCCAATAGATGCTCATCTGTTCAGTAAAGATGCAAAACATCGACGTAAACAAACCTGCTGAAGTTCAGACAGACTTTCCTCTCATTTAACTTTTCTAATACTTTAGGAAGATGTAAGGGATTTTTATTGGTTTGTCTTATTGGTTGATTGAGTTCTATTGTGTTTGgattaaagttaacaaaaaaatgtaaaaaaaacatttttgcacatttctgaagaaaatatGTATCGAATCTGACCAATAACACGATAGAAGTAACGGTTGATTGATATCAAGACGCATTTTTACAGGCTCAGagatccatagaaaaaaataataaagccaTCATTTTCATGGATAAGGACGCCTAACAAGATAACAACAAAACCAGGGGTtaggtttatgtttttaatgcatcCTAAAGCTGATAGGACACAGGTCAAACCGACCCGTCAACACCACGGATGGTAACAACAGGAATGTTTAGGCAGGTGAGGCGCGACTTCACGCAGCGTCTGAGGTCGTACGTTTGCCACTAGAGTGCAGCGTGGACGGTGTAAGTCATGTGTACAAGAAGTTAATAAAGATACAAATCTGGATATTTTACTTCTAGTAGTTTGAAGTCacactctgatcatctgttttgaaagcattc from Oryzias melastigma strain HK-1 unplaced genomic scaffold, ASM292280v2 sc00744, whole genome shotgun sequence includes:
- the LOC112141570 gene encoding ectonucleoside triphosphate diphosphohydrolase 6, which encodes KTIQTSPVDFIRSFQMFNRTHTVYTHSYLGLGLMSARLTVLGGSVDPSGGSTELVSPCLPPQYSGSWKHAEVVFTVKGQKAGEPVFEACLSRVQKVLYGKVNRVSEVEKMDFYAFSYYYERAADLGIIDEKEGGAIKVSDYTDAARRVCSGPPAGPQQDPFLCLDLVYISVLLQEFGFPPHQXXQLAKTINQVETSWALGATFNYMESLRGS